A genome region from Micromonospora inyonensis includes the following:
- a CDS encoding putative glycolipid-binding domain-containing protein, whose amino-acid sequence MPTMPKSLFWSRTDTTGCEHALLDDAQGLTARGTAQAVDTVPYTCRYALTTTPQWATVRLEVEVEGAGWSRGVRLERQPDRWRVVTSEQGDLDAVLRAAGRPPVGLPGTDDPDRLADAVDVDLGASPLFNSLPVRRFGLADAAPGTERRIEVVWVLVPSLLVLPAEQTYTALGGGRVRFASGDFTADLDLDPDGYVRHYPGLVDRVATGR is encoded by the coding sequence ATGCCGACCATGCCGAAGTCGCTGTTCTGGAGCCGCACCGACACCACCGGCTGCGAGCACGCCCTGCTGGACGACGCCCAGGGGCTCACCGCCCGGGGGACGGCACAGGCCGTCGACACGGTCCCGTACACCTGCCGGTACGCCCTGACCACGACGCCGCAGTGGGCGACCGTCCGGCTGGAGGTCGAGGTCGAGGGGGCGGGTTGGTCGCGCGGGGTCCGACTGGAACGGCAGCCGGACCGTTGGCGGGTCGTGACCAGCGAGCAGGGCGACCTCGACGCCGTGCTCCGCGCGGCCGGCCGGCCACCCGTCGGGCTGCCCGGCACCGACGATCCCGATCGGCTGGCCGACGCGGTGGACGTCGACCTGGGCGCGTCCCCGCTGTTCAACAGCCTCCCGGTACGTCGGTTCGGGCTGGCCGACGCCGCGCCGGGCACCGAACGGCGGATCGAGGTCGTCTGGGTGCTGGTGCCGAGCCTGCTGGTGCTGCCCGCCGAGCAGACGTACACGGCGCTCGGTGGCGGACGGGTCCGGTTCGCCAGCGGCGACTTCACCGCCGACCTGGACCTCGACCCGGACGGCTACGTGCGGCACTACCCGGGGCTCGTCGATCGGGTCGCCACCGGGCGCTAG
- the mqnP gene encoding menaquinone biosynthesis prenyltransferase MqnP — MTAVTERPGRVKSFLRLVAIEHSVFALPFAYLSALAAMRLDGGRVRWLDLLLITVAMVGARTFAMAANRIIDRRIDARNPRTAGRELVTGAVSVRTAWTGAVVALVVFLAAAALLNPLCLVLAPLAVVPLVVYPYGKRFTDWPHAILAVAQAVGPVGAWLAVTGTFAGSWPAWLLGVAVGLWIGGFDLIYACQDAEVDREIGVRSVPARYGLRFALHASTVAHVVTFALFVWFGTLVGFGWPWWVGLALTALAFGYQHVVVSPTDLSRVNRAFFTANGFVGIALFLFALLDLVLRQGLGA; from the coding sequence ATGACCGCGGTCACCGAACGACCCGGTCGGGTGAAGTCCTTCCTCCGGCTCGTCGCCATCGAGCACTCGGTCTTCGCGCTGCCCTTCGCGTACCTGTCCGCGCTGGCCGCGATGCGGCTCGACGGCGGGCGGGTACGTTGGCTCGACCTGCTGCTGATCACCGTCGCGATGGTCGGGGCGCGGACGTTCGCGATGGCCGCCAACCGGATCATCGACCGGCGGATCGACGCGCGGAACCCCCGTACCGCCGGGCGGGAACTGGTGACCGGGGCGGTGAGCGTGCGGACGGCCTGGACCGGCGCGGTGGTCGCGCTGGTGGTCTTCCTCGCCGCCGCCGCCCTGCTCAACCCGCTCTGTCTGGTGCTCGCGCCGCTGGCCGTGGTGCCCCTGGTCGTCTACCCGTACGGCAAGCGGTTCACCGACTGGCCGCACGCGATCCTCGCGGTCGCCCAGGCGGTCGGCCCGGTCGGCGCGTGGCTCGCCGTCACCGGCACCTTCGCCGGCTCGTGGCCGGCCTGGCTGCTCGGTGTCGCGGTGGGCCTGTGGATCGGCGGTTTCGACCTGATCTACGCCTGCCAGGACGCCGAGGTGGACCGCGAGATCGGGGTCCGCAGCGTCCCGGCCCGGTACGGGCTGCGCTTCGCCCTGCACGCCTCGACGGTGGCGCACGTGGTGACCTTCGCGCTCTTCGTCTGGTTCGGGACGCTGGTCGGGTTCGGCTGGCCGTGGTGGGTCGGACTGGCGCTGACCGCGCTCGCCTTCGGCTACCAGCACGTGGTGGTCAGCCCGACCGATCTGAGCCGGGTCAACCGGGCGTTCTTCACCGCGAACGGGTTCGTCGGGATCGCGCTCTTCCTCTTCGCCCTGCTCGACCTGGTGCTCCGGCAGGGCCTGGGGGCCTGA
- a CDS encoding PLP-dependent cysteine synthase family protein, translated as MTHLDRCDEAVRAWGTEAIAAVEADANRSADTHLLPFPLPREWGIDLYLKDESVHPTGSLKHRLARSLFLYGLCNGWIGPNTTIIEASSGSTAVSEAYFARMLGLSFIAVMPASTSPEKIAQIEFQGGRCHLVDDPAKVVVEARWLAEDAGGHFMDQFTYAERATDWRGNNNIAESIYAQLSLERHPVPAWIVVGAGTGGTGATIGRFTRYRRLPTKLCVVDPENSAFYPAWQAADWSVRTGRGSRIEGIGRPTVEASFLPSVVDRMVQVPDAASLAAMRAGSAVLGRRVGGSTGTNLWGAFGLIAAMLAEGRTGSVVTLICDAGDRYADTYYADDWVAAQGLDLAPHLATVERFLSTGAWPVG; from the coding sequence GTGACTCATCTCGACCGGTGCGACGAGGCTGTCCGGGCGTGGGGGACCGAGGCGATCGCCGCCGTGGAGGCCGACGCGAACCGGTCGGCCGACACCCACCTGCTGCCGTTCCCCCTCCCCAGGGAGTGGGGTATCGACCTCTATCTCAAGGACGAGTCGGTGCACCCGACCGGCTCGCTGAAGCACCGGCTGGCCCGCTCGCTCTTCCTCTACGGGCTCTGCAACGGCTGGATCGGCCCGAACACCACGATCATCGAGGCGTCCTCCGGCTCGACCGCCGTCTCCGAGGCGTACTTCGCGCGGATGCTGGGACTGTCGTTCATCGCGGTGATGCCCGCCTCCACGTCCCCGGAGAAGATCGCCCAGATCGAGTTCCAGGGAGGCCGGTGCCACCTGGTCGACGACCCGGCCAAGGTGGTCGTCGAGGCTCGCTGGCTGGCCGAGGACGCGGGCGGGCACTTCATGGACCAGTTCACCTACGCCGAACGGGCCACCGACTGGCGGGGCAACAACAACATCGCCGAGTCGATCTACGCCCAGCTCAGCCTGGAGCGGCACCCGGTGCCGGCCTGGATCGTGGTGGGCGCGGGCACCGGCGGCACCGGTGCCACCATCGGCCGGTTCACCCGGTACCGCCGGCTGCCCACCAAGCTCTGTGTGGTCGACCCGGAGAACTCCGCGTTCTACCCCGCCTGGCAGGCGGCGGACTGGTCGGTCCGTACCGGCCGGGGTTCCCGGATCGAGGGGATCGGCCGGCCGACGGTCGAGGCGTCCTTCCTGCCCAGCGTGGTCGACCGGATGGTGCAGGTGCCCGACGCGGCCTCGCTGGCCGCGATGCGGGCCGGCTCGGCCGTGCTCGGCCGGCGCGTGGGCGGCTCGACCGGCACCAACCTCTGGGGCGCGTTCGGGCTGATCGCCGCCATGCTCGCCGAGGGGCGGACCGGGTCGGTGGTGACGCTCATCTGCGACGCCGGCGACCGGTACGCCGACACGTACTACGCCGACGACTGGGTGGCCGCGCAGGGGCTGGACCTCGCCCCGCACCTCGCCACCGTCGAGCGCTTCCTGAGCACCGGGGCCTGGCCCGTCGGCTAG
- a CDS encoding Lrp/AsnC family transcriptional regulator, with the protein MDAIDLRLVELLRANARLSYAELARQVGLSAPAVHERVGKLESGGVIRAYRAEVEPEAIGLAVTALIGIVEDSTADTDEVLEALRQMPEIESCYFMAGVESFLLKARVTTIAELERLILRLNRTPGVASTRTGIALSTKWENRPQPGAPPAG; encoded by the coding sequence GTGGACGCCATCGACCTGAGGCTCGTGGAGTTGCTGCGGGCCAACGCCCGTCTGTCGTACGCCGAACTCGCCCGGCAGGTGGGTCTCTCCGCTCCCGCCGTACACGAACGGGTCGGCAAGCTGGAGTCGGGCGGAGTCATCCGGGCGTACCGGGCGGAGGTCGAGCCAGAGGCGATCGGGCTCGCCGTCACGGCCCTGATCGGCATCGTCGAGGACTCCACCGCCGACACCGACGAGGTGCTGGAGGCCCTTCGGCAGATGCCCGAGATCGAGTCCTGCTACTTCATGGCCGGCGTGGAGTCCTTCCTGCTCAAGGCCCGGGTCACCACGATCGCCGAGCTGGAGCGGCTCATCCTCCGGCTGAACCGTACCCCCGGGGTGGCCTCCACCCGCACCGGCATCGCCCTGTCGACGAAGTGGGAGAACCGTCCCCAGCCGGGTGCCCCACCCGCCGGTTGA
- a CDS encoding terpene synthase family protein, translating to MTGGSLGSPRFDCPIPPRLSPHADATQEWLSTWLARFDLPLDRDALDRLDRAGIARYAGRIYPDASPADLRTLAALFTWCFLVDDFCDTPHRSTPEEVDGLRQGVIRLLRTGPRSRHPGFTGPLRRMLVDAWRAPRARMPARSQVRFTDAMAHHLDGTWRESVNKAAGRVPTVTEYVPLRRATSAAYVSYALVEFATGQVLPDAVYHHPLLVRIAETANDLLSWFNDVVSLERDRVGAGGHNLVLATAHEHGVPVETAVALVADGWRAAMDRFVALRAAVPSFGPEVDPAVAVHLDAVANSVRGTIDWTLESPRYPAP from the coding sequence ATGACCGGCGGATCCCTCGGATCGCCACGGTTCGACTGCCCCATCCCGCCCCGGCTGTCGCCGCACGCCGACGCCACGCAGGAGTGGCTGTCCACCTGGCTCGCCCGGTTCGACCTGCCGCTGGACCGGGATGCCCTCGACCGGCTGGACCGGGCCGGCATCGCCCGGTACGCGGGCCGGATCTACCCGGACGCCAGCCCGGCCGACCTACGCACCCTCGCCGCCCTGTTCACCTGGTGCTTCCTGGTCGACGACTTCTGCGACACACCGCACCGTTCGACCCCGGAGGAGGTCGACGGGCTGCGCCAGGGGGTGATCAGGCTGTTGCGGACCGGGCCGCGCTCGCGCCACCCCGGTTTCACCGGCCCGTTGCGCCGGATGCTGGTGGACGCCTGGCGGGCTCCCCGGGCACGGATGCCCGCCCGCTCGCAGGTCCGCTTCACCGACGCGATGGCCCACCACCTGGACGGGACGTGGCGCGAGTCGGTCAACAAGGCCGCCGGTCGGGTGCCGACGGTCACCGAGTACGTGCCGCTGCGCCGGGCCACGTCGGCGGCGTACGTCTCGTACGCGCTGGTGGAGTTCGCCACCGGCCAGGTGCTGCCGGACGCCGTCTACCACCATCCGCTGCTGGTCCGGATCGCCGAGACCGCGAACGACCTGCTCTCCTGGTTCAACGACGTGGTCTCGCTGGAGCGGGACCGGGTCGGTGCCGGCGGGCACAACCTGGTGCTGGCCACCGCACACGAGCACGGGGTGCCGGTGGAGACCGCGGTCGCCCTGGTAGCCGACGGGTGGCGGGCGGCGATGGACCGGTTCGTGGCGCTGCGCGCGGCGGTGCCGTCGTTCGGGCCGGAGGTGGACCCGGCGGTCGCCGTCCACCTGGACGCGGTCGCGAACTCCGTACGCGGCACCATCGACTGGACGCTGGAGAGCCCCCGTTACCCGGCGCCCTGA
- a CDS encoding BldC family transcriptional regulator codes for MDTGDRLLTPGEVAALFRVDPKTVTRWAAAGRIGSIRTPGGHRRFRESEVRALLEGEGMLDEGEDVANRPRNVGPTASTGPGPANAGMY; via the coding sequence GTGGACACTGGAGATCGCCTGCTGACGCCGGGCGAGGTGGCCGCGCTGTTTCGGGTGGACCCGAAGACCGTGACGAGATGGGCGGCAGCCGGCCGGATCGGCAGCATCCGGACGCCGGGCGGGCATCGCCGGTTCCGGGAATCCGAGGTGCGGGCGCTGCTTGAGGGGGAGGGCATGCTCGACGAGGGGGAGGACGTGGCGAACCGGCCACGCAACGTCGGACCGACGGCCTCCACCGGCCCGGGTCCGGCCAACGCCGGCATGTACTGA
- a CDS encoding AAA family ATPase, translating into MTVVVDEFPYLARASRDLPSTIQHALTPGRPQRTESRTRLLLCGSALSFMGGLLAGSAPLRGRAGLELPVAPLDYRAAAAFWGIDDPLIATRLFAIVGGTPAYRREYVQDDAPSGPDDFDDWVVRAVLNPARPLFREARYLLAEDPDLRDAALYHSVLAAVAEGNGTRGGIAGYIGRKATDLQHPLTVLQDAGLLARDPDPLRSGRSRYRITEPLITFYQAVMRPAWTALEQRRGADVWRRSQRRYASAVLGPGFEETVRQWALRFAAPETFGGIVAEASEATLTDPASRTSQKLDLVALGEPPPGHGPRPLLAIGEVKWGRTLGRPDLDRLERARALLTARPGWDAGHARLLLASGEGFTDELRQITARRPDVLVVDPERLYSGD; encoded by the coding sequence GTGACCGTGGTGGTCGACGAGTTTCCCTACCTGGCCCGGGCGAGTCGGGACCTGCCGTCGACCATCCAGCACGCACTCACCCCGGGCAGACCGCAGCGTACGGAGTCCCGAACCCGCCTGCTGCTCTGCGGTTCCGCCCTCTCCTTCATGGGTGGACTGCTCGCCGGATCGGCACCCCTGCGGGGACGGGCGGGCCTGGAACTCCCGGTCGCACCGCTGGACTACCGGGCAGCGGCAGCGTTCTGGGGAATCGACGATCCGCTCATCGCCACCCGGTTGTTCGCCATCGTCGGGGGCACCCCGGCCTACCGCCGCGAGTACGTCCAGGACGACGCGCCAAGCGGCCCCGACGACTTCGACGACTGGGTGGTGCGGGCGGTGTTGAATCCGGCCCGGCCGCTGTTCCGGGAGGCCCGGTACCTCCTCGCCGAGGATCCGGATCTCCGGGACGCCGCGCTCTACCACTCCGTGCTCGCGGCGGTGGCCGAGGGGAACGGCACCCGGGGTGGGATCGCCGGCTACATCGGCCGCAAGGCCACCGACCTCCAGCATCCGCTGACCGTGCTGCAGGACGCCGGCCTGCTGGCCCGAGATCCGGATCCGCTGCGCAGCGGTCGGAGCCGGTACCGCATCACCGAGCCGTTGATCACCTTCTACCAGGCGGTCATGCGTCCGGCCTGGACCGCTCTGGAGCAGCGGCGTGGCGCGGACGTCTGGCGCCGCTCCCAACGCCGGTACGCCAGCGCGGTGCTCGGGCCGGGCTTCGAGGAGACCGTCCGGCAGTGGGCGCTCCGTTTCGCCGCACCGGAGACCTTCGGTGGGATCGTCGCCGAGGCGAGCGAGGCGACCCTGACCGACCCAGCCAGCCGGACCAGCCAGAAACTGGATCTCGTCGCGCTGGGGGAGCCACCGCCCGGACACGGACCACGGCCGCTGCTCGCGATCGGCGAGGTCAAGTGGGGCCGTACCCTCGGCCGGCCGGACCTGGACCGGTTGGAGCGGGCCCGGGCCCTGCTCACCGCGCGACCCGGCTGGGACGCCGGGCACGCCCGCCTGCTACTGGCCAGCGGGGAGGGTTTCACCGACGAACTCCGGCAGATCACCGCCCGACGACCGGACGTCCTCGTCGTCGACCCCGAACGGCTCTACTCCGGCGACTGA
- a CDS encoding menaquinone biosynthesis decarboxylase, whose protein sequence is MAVRGFPYTDLKDFLKALERAGELRRVSVPVDPTLEISEVVTRTVRAGGPALLFERPTRGEMPVAVNLFGTEKRMAMALGVESLDEIGDRIGAMIKPELPVGWSGIRDGLGKVMQLKSLPPRKVKTAPCQQVVYRGDDVDLNRLPGLQVWPGDGGVFHNYGLTHTKHPETGKRNLGLYRLQQHSHNTIGMHWQIHKDSTAHHAVAERLGQRLPVAIAIGCDPVVSYAASAPLPSDIDEYLFAGFLRGERTEMVDCLTVPLQVPAHAQVVLEGYIEPGERLPEGPFGDHTGFYTPVEPFPVMHVEAMTMQRDPVYHTIVTSKPPQEDHGPGKATERIFLPLLRMLIPDIVDYDMPAAGVFHNCVIVSIRKRYPKHAQKIMNAIWGAHLLSLVKLIVVVDEDCDVHDYHEVAFRAFGNVDYSRDLLLTEGPVDHLDHSSYQQFWGGKAGIDATRKLPTEGYTRGWPEEMTMSPEVVALVDKRWKEYGIR, encoded by the coding sequence ATGGCGGTTCGTGGCTTCCCGTACACCGATCTCAAGGACTTCCTGAAGGCGCTGGAGCGCGCGGGGGAACTGCGGCGCGTGAGCGTGCCGGTGGACCCGACGCTGGAGATCAGCGAAGTCGTCACCCGGACGGTACGGGCGGGCGGGCCGGCGCTGCTCTTCGAGCGTCCCACCCGGGGCGAGATGCCGGTGGCGGTCAACCTCTTCGGCACCGAGAAGCGGATGGCGATGGCGCTCGGCGTCGAGTCGCTGGACGAGATCGGCGACCGGATCGGCGCGATGATCAAGCCGGAGCTGCCGGTCGGCTGGTCCGGGATCCGGGACGGGCTCGGCAAGGTGATGCAGCTCAAGTCGCTGCCTCCGCGCAAGGTGAAGACCGCCCCCTGCCAGCAGGTGGTCTACCGCGGTGACGACGTCGACCTCAACCGGCTGCCCGGGTTGCAGGTGTGGCCCGGCGACGGCGGGGTCTTCCACAACTACGGGCTGACCCACACCAAGCATCCGGAGACCGGCAAGCGCAACCTCGGGCTCTACCGCCTCCAGCAGCACAGCCACAACACCATCGGCATGCACTGGCAGATCCACAAGGACTCCACCGCCCACCACGCGGTCGCCGAGCGGCTCGGGCAGCGGCTGCCGGTGGCGATCGCCATCGGCTGCGACCCGGTGGTCAGCTACGCGGCCAGCGCGCCGCTCCCCAGCGACATCGACGAGTACCTGTTCGCCGGCTTCCTGCGCGGCGAGCGTACGGAGATGGTCGACTGCCTGACCGTGCCGCTCCAGGTGCCGGCGCACGCCCAGGTGGTGCTGGAGGGCTACATCGAGCCCGGTGAGCGGCTGCCGGAGGGCCCCTTCGGCGACCACACCGGCTTCTACACGCCGGTCGAGCCGTTCCCGGTGATGCACGTCGAGGCGATGACCATGCAGCGCGACCCGGTCTACCACACGATCGTCACGTCCAAGCCGCCGCAGGAGGACCACGGCCCGGGCAAGGCCACCGAGCGGATCTTCCTGCCCCTGCTCCGGATGTTGATCCCGGACATCGTCGACTACGACATGCCGGCCGCCGGGGTCTTCCACAACTGCGTGATCGTCTCGATCCGCAAGCGGTACCCGAAGCACGCCCAGAAGATCATGAACGCGATCTGGGGGGCCCACCTGCTGTCCCTGGTCAAACTGATCGTCGTGGTGGACGAGGACTGCGACGTGCACGACTACCACGAGGTCGCCTTCCGGGCCTTCGGCAACGTCGACTACTCGCGGGACCTGCTGCTCACCGAGGGGCCGGTGGACCACCTGGACCACTCGTCGTACCAGCAGTTCTGGGGCGGCAAGGCGGGCATCGACGCCACCCGCAAGCTCCCCACCGAGGGCTACACCCGGGGCTGGCCGGAGGAGATGACCATGTCGCCGGAGGTCGTCGCCCTGGTGGACAAGCGCTGGAAGGAGTACGGCATCCGATGA
- the ccsB gene encoding c-type cytochrome biogenesis protein CcsB — MSALSDQLVTFAILAYLVAMICHAVEYALGNARTRVVAETPARELVGAGVGGSGGGTTGTEAGADAPTDRPAGAKPPARPGGRARLAGRIAVVATAVAALLHLAGLVTRGIAADRMPWGNMYEFVLTVSFIGVAGWLAVLWKRPSLRRLGLFLTLVMVLLLATAELVLYVPVVPLVPALNSYWFVIHVSTVVFASGIFLLGAVPAVTYLMRAGYERGKRSFPYTLAKRMPTAESLERLTFALHAFAFPVFTFAVIAGAIWAEASWGRPWGWDPKETWSFISWVIYAGYLHARATPSVKRNVATWIAVLGFLTMLMNLFGVNIFFEGLHSYGGLD, encoded by the coding sequence ATGTCCGCGCTCTCCGATCAGCTGGTGACCTTCGCGATCCTCGCGTACCTGGTCGCGATGATCTGTCACGCCGTCGAGTACGCCCTGGGCAACGCCCGTACCCGGGTGGTGGCCGAGACGCCCGCCCGCGAGCTGGTCGGCGCGGGGGTCGGCGGGTCCGGCGGGGGCACGACCGGCACCGAAGCGGGCGCGGACGCCCCGACGGACCGGCCGGCTGGTGCGAAACCGCCGGCGCGTCCGGGCGGCCGGGCCCGACTGGCCGGCCGGATCGCGGTCGTCGCCACTGCGGTCGCCGCCCTGCTGCACCTCGCGGGCCTGGTCACCCGGGGCATCGCCGCCGACCGGATGCCCTGGGGCAACATGTACGAGTTCGTGCTGACGGTCTCGTTCATCGGGGTCGCCGGCTGGTTGGCGGTGCTCTGGAAGCGCCCCTCGCTGCGCCGCCTCGGGCTGTTCCTGACCCTGGTCATGGTGCTCCTGCTGGCCACCGCCGAGCTGGTGCTCTACGTGCCGGTGGTGCCGCTGGTGCCGGCGCTCAACTCGTACTGGTTCGTCATCCACGTCTCGACGGTCGTCTTCGCCTCCGGGATCTTCCTGCTCGGTGCGGTGCCGGCGGTGACCTACCTGATGCGCGCCGGGTACGAGCGCGGCAAGCGGAGCTTCCCGTACACGCTGGCGAAGCGGATGCCGACGGCGGAGAGCCTGGAGCGGCTGACCTTCGCGCTGCACGCGTTCGCCTTCCCGGTCTTCACCTTCGCGGTGATCGCCGGGGCGATCTGGGCCGAGGCGTCCTGGGGTCGGCCGTGGGGCTGGGACCCGAAGGAGACCTGGTCGTTCATCTCCTGGGTGATCTACGCCGGCTACCTGCACGCCCGGGCCACGCCGAGCGTGAAGCGCAACGTCGCCACCTGGATCGCGGTGCTGGGCTTCCTGACCATGCTGATGAACCTGTTCGGCGTGAACATCTTCTTCGAGGGCCTGCACTCGTACGGCGGCCTCGACTGA
- a CDS encoding UbiX family flavin prenyltransferase, translated as MREPWVVGVSGASGTPYAAAVLRGLLDAGSAVDLIVSRAARLTVLDETGRPFRDGHWRDDLGDWLGRDLAGADLRYWPAGDLAAGPSSGSYRVRGMAVVPASTAACAGIAIGLSKDLLQRAAEVNLKERRPVVVVPRETPVTRSHLEHLIALHDAGAVVLPASPGFYGAGAAASAQQLVDFVAGKVLDALGVPHTLFRRWSGELGATLG; from the coding sequence ATGCGTGAACCATGGGTGGTCGGGGTCTCCGGGGCCTCCGGTACGCCGTACGCGGCGGCGGTCCTGCGCGGGCTCCTCGACGCCGGGTCGGCCGTCGACCTGATCGTCTCCCGGGCGGCCCGGCTGACCGTTCTCGACGAGACCGGCCGACCGTTCCGGGACGGGCACTGGCGCGACGACCTGGGCGACTGGCTCGGGCGGGACCTCGCCGGGGCCGACCTGCGGTACTGGCCCGCCGGTGACCTGGCCGCCGGCCCGAGCAGCGGCTCCTACCGGGTACGCGGCATGGCGGTGGTGCCGGCCAGCACGGCGGCCTGCGCGGGCATCGCCATCGGGCTCTCAAAGGACCTGTTGCAGCGTGCCGCCGAGGTCAACCTAAAGGAGCGGCGGCCGGTGGTCGTGGTGCCCCGGGAGACCCCGGTGACCCGGAGTCATCTGGAGCACCTCATCGCGCTGCACGACGCCGGTGCGGTGGTGCTCCCCGCCAGCCCCGGTTTCTACGGTGCCGGGGCGGCGGCCTCGGCCCAGCAGTTGGTCGACTTCGTCGCCGGCAAGGTGCTGGACGCGCTGGGCGTACCGCACACGCTCTTCCGCCGGTGGTCCGGGGAACTCGGCGCGACCCTGGGCTGA
- the resB gene encoding cytochrome c biogenesis protein ResB, with product MALVDHRPATSTPPAPSRPNPVLALLRNSWRQLTSMRTALILLFLLAVAAVPGSVLPQRGVNPEDVDDFLVEHPDLGPALDRIGGFEVFGSVWFSAIYLLLFTSLVGCIVLRLRDHVRALRAAPPAAPKRLERLPQHAVLTGHDGDPEAIAAVLRRRRWRVVVRGNEVSAEKGYLKETGNLLFHTSMIAVLIGVALGSWYGWSGNRLLVAGADNAFCNTQFQYAESKFGSRVQSPDLPPFCLTLEDFQARFLESGQPEFYSATVTVAEEERQARREKFSVNSPLRLDGASVYLLGHGYAPIIRYTDRNGDSQTSTVPFLTMDNTLTGEGVALFPDVNADPATGKRDPNLQVAFEGLYLPTAPDAPPYVRSEHPTERNPAVFLVAYRGNLGVDAGIPGSVYQLDQRQVRTGKLKQLGDAKLLKPGEKWTLDDGTSVEFLGTEPFVTLSVRHDPGSTLMLVSSGVLLIGLMGSLFGRRRRVWFRVVPAGAGGSGDAVLPAGTGGPAGVTTDDADAPAGRSTTDGSSLVQAGGLPRTEYPGFADEFSQLVDAVRGSGGTGAAEQAAPGSREGTE from the coding sequence ATGGCACTCGTCGACCACCGGCCGGCGACCTCGACCCCGCCGGCCCCGAGCCGCCCCAACCCGGTGCTGGCCCTGCTGCGCAACTCCTGGCGGCAGCTCACCAGCATGCGTACCGCGCTGATCCTGCTCTTCCTGCTCGCGGTCGCCGCCGTTCCCGGCTCGGTGCTGCCGCAGCGCGGGGTCAACCCGGAGGACGTGGACGACTTCCTCGTCGAGCACCCCGACCTGGGCCCGGCGCTGGACCGGATCGGCGGGTTCGAGGTCTTCGGCTCGGTCTGGTTCTCCGCGATCTACCTGCTGCTGTTCACCTCGCTGGTCGGCTGCATCGTGCTGCGGCTCCGCGACCACGTCCGCGCCCTGCGGGCCGCCCCGCCCGCCGCGCCGAAGCGGCTGGAGCGGCTGCCGCAGCACGCGGTCCTGACCGGTCACGACGGCGACCCGGAGGCCATCGCGGCGGTGCTGCGCCGCCGCCGGTGGCGGGTGGTGGTCCGGGGCAACGAGGTCTCCGCCGAGAAGGGGTACCTCAAGGAAACCGGGAACCTCCTCTTCCACACCTCGATGATCGCGGTGCTGATCGGCGTCGCGCTCGGCTCGTGGTACGGCTGGAGCGGCAACCGGCTCCTGGTGGCCGGCGCGGACAACGCCTTCTGCAACACCCAGTTCCAGTACGCCGAGTCGAAGTTCGGCTCCCGCGTGCAGAGCCCCGACCTGCCCCCGTTCTGCCTGACCCTGGAGGACTTCCAGGCCCGGTTCCTGGAGTCCGGCCAGCCGGAGTTCTACAGCGCCACGGTCACCGTGGCCGAGGAGGAGCGTCAGGCGCGCCGGGAGAAGTTCTCGGTCAACTCGCCGCTGCGGCTCGACGGGGCGAGCGTCTACCTGCTCGGCCACGGGTACGCGCCGATCATCCGGTACACCGACCGCAACGGCGATTCGCAGACCTCGACGGTGCCGTTCCTGACCATGGACAACACGCTCACCGGTGAGGGCGTGGCGTTGTTCCCCGACGTCAACGCCGACCCGGCGACCGGGAAGCGGGACCCGAACCTCCAGGTCGCCTTCGAGGGGCTCTACCTGCCGACCGCGCCGGACGCCCCGCCGTACGTGCGGTCGGAGCACCCGACCGAGCGGAACCCGGCGGTCTTCCTGGTCGCGTACCGGGGCAACCTGGGTGTGGACGCCGGCATCCCCGGTTCGGTGTACCAACTCGACCAGCGGCAGGTCCGCACCGGCAAGCTCAAGCAACTCGGCGACGCGAAGCTGCTCAAGCCGGGCGAGAAATGGACCCTGGACGACGGCACCTCGGTGGAGTTCCTCGGCACCGAGCCGTTCGTCACCCTCTCCGTCCGGCACGACCCGGGCTCGACGCTGATGCTGGTCAGCTCCGGCGTGCTGTTGATCGGCCTGATGGGCTCGCTCTTCGGCCGACGGCGACGGGTGTGGTTCCGGGTGGTCCCGGCCGGGGCGGGCGGCTCCGGCGACGCGGTCCTCCCGGCCGGTACAGGCGGCCCCGCCGGTGTGACGACGGACGACGCCGACGCCCCGGCCGGAAGATCCACGACAGACGGTAGTAGTTTGGTGCAGGCCGGTGGGCTGCCGCGCACCGAGTACCCCGGGTTCGCCGACGAGTTCTCGCAGCTCGTCGACGCGGTCCGGGGCAGCGGCGGGACCGGTGCCGCCGAACAGGCCGCCCCGGGCTCGCGAGAAGGGACTGAGTGA